One window of Bacillus alkalicellulosilyticus genomic DNA carries:
- a CDS encoding anti-sigma-F factor Fin family protein, with protein MTIYYRCRHCNHNVGSIDQHQVSTTQLGFDGLSSTERQEMISYEGNGDIHVKVICEDCQEALDRNPLFHEQETFIQ; from the coding sequence ATGACTATATATTATCGTTGCAGACATTGTAATCATAATGTAGGAAGCATAGATCAACATCAGGTTTCAACAACTCAGTTAGGTTTTGATGGGTTATCATCAACAGAAAGACAAGAAATGATCTCGTATGAAGGCAACGGTGATATTCATGTAAAGGTGATTTGTGAAGATTGTCAAGAAGCTCTTGACCGAAACCCGTTATTTCATGAACAAGAAACATTCATTCAATGA
- the glmU gene encoding bifunctional UDP-N-acetylglucosamine diphosphorylase/glucosamine-1-phosphate N-acetyltransferase GlmU, with the protein MSNKFAVILAAGQGTRMKSKLYKVLHPVCGTPMVQHVVNEVSALGLESIVTIVGHGSEKVKEQLGDTVSYALQEEQLGTGHAVMQASKVLGDKEGVTLVLCGDTPLITKETMASLVEHHVNEGAKATVLTAHADNPTGYGRIVRNENGLVERIVEQKDANDKEVKIKEINTGTYCFDNKYLFESLTKVTNHNSQGEYYLPDVIEILQKAGEKIAAYKTPSFDETIGVNDRVALAEAERILRARINEEWMKKGVTFIDPTSTYISKSANIGQDTVIYPGTVISGETTIGSDCMIGPNSEIISSTIGSGTEIKQSVVRDSEVGDFVTIGPFAHIRPESKINNDAKIGNFVEIKKTNFGKGSKAPHLSYIGDAEIGENVNLGCGSITVNYDGTNKHKTKVGDNAFVGCNSNLVAPVTVGKGAYIAAGSTITDNVPEEALSIARTRQTNKDQYVKKIKKKKEDN; encoded by the coding sequence ATGAGCAATAAGTTTGCAGTTATTCTCGCGGCGGGGCAAGGCACGCGTATGAAGTCAAAATTGTATAAAGTTCTTCATCCGGTTTGTGGTACACCAATGGTTCAACATGTAGTAAATGAGGTGTCAGCTCTTGGATTGGAGAGCATTGTAACTATTGTTGGGCATGGTTCAGAGAAGGTAAAAGAGCAATTGGGAGATACAGTTTCCTATGCACTACAAGAAGAACAGCTTGGAACCGGTCATGCAGTCATGCAAGCATCTAAAGTGTTAGGTGACAAGGAAGGTGTAACTCTTGTTCTATGCGGAGATACGCCATTAATTACAAAAGAAACAATGGCTTCATTAGTAGAACATCATGTAAATGAAGGAGCTAAAGCAACTGTACTTACAGCTCATGCTGATAACCCTACAGGATACGGAAGAATTGTTCGAAATGAAAATGGCTTAGTTGAACGAATTGTTGAACAAAAGGATGCTAATGATAAAGAAGTAAAGATTAAAGAAATCAATACAGGAACGTACTGCTTTGATAATAAGTATCTTTTTGAGTCATTAACTAAAGTAACAAATCACAATTCACAAGGAGAGTATTATCTGCCAGATGTAATTGAGATACTACAAAAAGCAGGTGAAAAGATCGCTGCGTACAAAACGCCTTCCTTTGATGAAACAATTGGAGTAAATGATAGAGTCGCATTAGCCGAAGCGGAACGAATTTTACGAGCGAGAATTAATGAAGAATGGATGAAAAAAGGAGTTACATTCATTGATCCTACATCCACGTATATTTCTAAATCTGCAAATATCGGGCAAGATACGGTTATTTATCCAGGCACAGTGATTAGTGGAGAGACTACAATTGGTTCGGATTGTATGATTGGTCCCAACTCTGAAATCATTTCGAGTACGATTGGAAGTGGGACAGAGATTAAACAGTCAGTTGTACGTGATAGTGAAGTAGGAGATTTTGTTACGATTGGTCCGTTTGCGCATATTCGACCAGAATCTAAAATTAACAACGATGCAAAGATTGGTAACTTTGTTGAGATTAAGAAAACGAACTTTGGTAAAGGCAGCAAAGCTCCTCATTTAAGTTATATTGGTGATGCTGAAATCGGAGAAAACGTTAATTTAGGTTGTGGCTCGATTACCGTAAATTATGATGGTACTAATAAACACAAAACAAAAGTTGGAGATAACGCATTTGTTGGTTGCAATTCGAATCTTGTCGCTCCAGTAACAGTCGGAAAAGGCGCTTATATCGCAGCTGGTTCAACGATTACTGATAATGTACCAGAAGAAGCGCTTTCCATTGCGAGAACAAGACAAACGAACAAAGATCAGTATGTAAAAAAGATAAAGAAAAAGAAAGAAGATAACTAG
- the pth gene encoding aminoacyl-tRNA hydrolase, translated as MKLIVGLGNPGTKYDQTRHNVGFEVIDYCARLLGITLSESKWKGQYGFTTINGEKVFLVKPLTYMNLSGECIRPLMDFYKIDDSELLVAYDDLDLPVGKIRLRQKGGHGGHNGIKSLIAHVGTTDFKRIRIGIDRPQQGENVANYVLGTFRPDEKEDIHMAIEQAAKACESWISEDFIQVMNKYN; from the coding sequence ATGAAGCTAATTGTTGGTTTAGGAAACCCTGGAACAAAATACGACCAAACTAGGCACAATGTTGGTTTCGAAGTCATTGATTATTGTGCTAGACTGTTAGGGATAACATTATCAGAATCGAAATGGAAAGGCCAATACGGTTTTACAACGATAAACGGAGAAAAAGTCTTTTTAGTAAAGCCTCTTACATATATGAATCTTTCTGGAGAATGTATTCGTCCGCTTATGGATTTTTATAAAATTGATGATTCAGAACTCCTTGTAGCCTATGATGACCTCGATTTACCTGTTGGGAAAATAAGATTAAGACAAAAAGGTGGACATGGAGGTCACAATGGGATTAAATCGCTCATTGCACATGTCGGAACAACGGATTTTAAAAGGATACGTATCGGAATCGACAGACCACAACAGGGTGAAAATGTAGCCAATTATGTGTTAGGAACGTTTCGACCTGATGAAAAAGAAGATATACATATGGCAATCGAACAAGCTGCAAAAGCTTGTGAATCTTGGATTTCAGAAGATTTTATTCAAGTAATGAATAAGTATAATTAA
- the spoVT gene encoding stage V sporulation protein T, which yields MKATGIVRRIDDLGRVVIPKEIRRTLRIREGDPLEIFVDRDGEVILKKYSPISELGDFAKEYAEALYDSLNHTVLIADRDTYIAVSGGSKKEYHNKAIGELVESTMDERKSRVEAGGGEFNIVGDHKEDVKGMVISPIIANGDPIGAVVMVNKDEKFSGEVEQKLAETAAGFLARQMEQ from the coding sequence ATGAAAGCAACTGGAATTGTTCGTCGTATTGATGACTTAGGTCGTGTAGTTATCCCAAAGGAGATTCGCCGTACTCTACGTATACGCGAAGGAGATCCATTAGAAATCTTTGTCGACAGAGATGGTGAAGTTATTTTAAAGAAATATTCACCAATTTCTGAACTGGGTGATTTTGCAAAGGAATATGCAGAAGCCCTTTACGATAGTTTGAATCACACGGTTCTGATTGCTGACCGAGATACATACATTGCTGTATCTGGTGGTTCTAAGAAAGAGTATCACAACAAAGCAATTGGTGAGTTGGTTGAATCTACAATGGATGAACGAAAGTCTCGTGTAGAAGCAGGAGGCGGAGAGTTTAATATTGTAGGCGACCACAAAGAAGATGTGAAGGGAATGGTTATTTCCCCAATCATTGCAAACGGAGATCCTATAGGTGCTGTTGTCATGGTCAATAAGGATGAGAAATTCTCCGGAGAAGTTGAACAAAAGCTTGCAGAAACAGCTGCAGGATTCCTAGCAAGACAAATGGAACAGTAA
- the mfd gene encoding transcription-repair coupling factor: MLGLQHYLLENDEFKAVSNSVEANLKEQLIAGLTGSARTLFMAALYRDTKKPQILVTHNLFQAQKLYEDLTSLLENDEVYLYPVNELISAEIAIASPEMKAQRIEVLNKLTGDFKGIIIVPMAGLRRLLPPKELWQKSQIKFSVGSEIEIDRLLKHLVSIGYVRVDMVSAPGEFSIRGGIIDVYPLTEELPLRIELFDTEIDSIRYFSVEDQRSHDKISEVSIGPASEVILYNEDFQHGAKRLEEQLATSLQKIKNKTVKEKMTQHISYEVQQLKGNATFQGMYKYMSLYYDRLTSITDYLSDHFVMVIDEISRVQEMAQSLDKEEGEWLTTLIEQGEMVRDIHISKEFSEIIHQSNYPIIYMSLFLRHVPGTNPLNIVSMNCKSMQNFHGQLHLLKSESERWEKSKYKVVFLAANKERAKRLRHVLEDYKINAELLDGVGRTLPEATQIMIGDLNSGFELPHQKLVVITEEEVFTKKVKRTQRKQKISNAERIKSYSELQVGDLVVHANHGVGKYLGIETLEINGVHKDYLHLRYAGNDKLYVPVEQIDQVQKFVGSEDKDPKIYALGGNDWKKVKRKVRSSVEDIADDLIKLYAEREASKGYAYSKDVPEQIEFEASFPYQETEDQIRAISEIKKDMEMERPMDRLLCGDVGYGKTEVAIRAAFKAIMDGKQVAILVPTTILAQQHYETIRERFAEHAIGIGVLSRFKTKKEQTETMKGIKNGTVDIVVGTHRLLSKDVQFKDLGLLIVDEEQRFGVTHKEKIKQMKANIDVLTLTATPIPRTLHMSMLGVRDLSVIETPPENRFPVQTYVVEYNASLVKEAIERELTRGGQVYVLYNRVETISQMAEQINSLIPDSRVSFAHGQMNERELESIMLDFLEGNSDVLVTTTIIETGVDIPNVNTLIICDADRMGLSQLYQIRGRVGRSNRVAYAYFTYQKDKVLTEVAEKRLQAIKEFTELGSGFKIAMRDLSIRGAGNLLGAQQHGFIESVGFDLYSQMLKEAIDERKGETPKEEKFTVEIAYQIDAYIPEKYIQDSKQKIEMYKRFKAIESVEDISELQEELVDRFGDYPKEVDYLIHIAKIKLLAIKEKIEEITQTKDQCSLLISEEESENIDGAKLFLIIDQIGKNVSLGTAGKKIKINIKTKNVDDKQLLTTCEKIINQLHTAKKVTNHPVQVGK; encoded by the coding sequence ATGTTGGGTTTACAGCACTACTTATTAGAGAACGATGAGTTTAAAGCGGTTTCCAATAGTGTAGAAGCAAACTTAAAGGAACAATTGATTGCTGGGTTAACAGGGTCTGCTAGAACCTTATTTATGGCAGCGCTCTATCGAGATACGAAAAAACCGCAAATACTCGTAACTCATAATTTATTTCAAGCACAAAAACTATATGAAGATCTTACCTCATTACTAGAAAATGACGAAGTCTACCTATATCCAGTAAATGAGCTCATCTCAGCAGAAATAGCGATTGCCAGTCCTGAAATGAAAGCTCAAAGGATAGAGGTTCTAAATAAACTAACAGGTGATTTCAAAGGAATTATTATTGTTCCTATGGCAGGGCTTCGAAGACTATTGCCACCTAAAGAACTTTGGCAAAAAAGTCAGATTAAATTCTCTGTCGGCAGTGAGATTGAAATTGACAGACTATTAAAACATTTAGTTTCTATAGGATATGTGAGAGTTGATATGGTTTCAGCTCCAGGAGAGTTTAGCATTAGGGGAGGCATTATTGATGTTTACCCGCTAACGGAGGAACTTCCACTACGTATTGAATTATTTGATACAGAAATTGACTCCATACGATATTTTAGTGTAGAAGATCAGCGCTCCCACGATAAAATATCAGAAGTATCTATTGGTCCTGCAAGTGAAGTTATATTATATAACGAGGATTTTCAGCACGGAGCAAAAAGATTAGAAGAACAGCTGGCTACAAGCCTGCAAAAGATAAAAAATAAAACAGTTAAAGAAAAAATGACCCAACATATCTCATATGAAGTCCAACAACTTAAAGGTAATGCAACCTTTCAAGGAATGTATAAATATATGTCACTTTATTATGACCGGTTAACTAGTATAACCGATTATTTAAGTGACCATTTTGTCATGGTCATAGATGAAATCAGTAGAGTTCAGGAAATGGCTCAAAGTCTCGATAAAGAAGAGGGCGAGTGGTTAACGACTCTAATTGAACAGGGAGAAATGGTAAGAGATATTCATATATCAAAAGAATTCTCAGAAATCATACATCAATCCAACTACCCAATCATCTATATGTCATTATTTTTACGGCATGTACCAGGAACAAATCCATTAAACATTGTAAGTATGAACTGTAAATCGATGCAAAACTTCCATGGTCAACTACATTTATTGAAAAGTGAAAGTGAGAGATGGGAGAAATCAAAGTATAAAGTCGTCTTTTTAGCTGCTAATAAAGAAAGAGCTAAAAGACTTCGACATGTTTTAGAAGATTACAAGATTAATGCAGAGTTACTTGATGGAGTAGGTAGAACCTTGCCAGAAGCGACGCAAATCATGATAGGAGATTTAAATAGTGGTTTTGAACTGCCTCATCAAAAGTTAGTAGTCATTACAGAAGAGGAAGTATTCACAAAAAAGGTAAAGAGGACGCAAAGGAAACAGAAGATTTCTAATGCGGAACGCATTAAAAGCTACTCTGAACTTCAAGTGGGTGACTTGGTCGTACATGCCAACCATGGAGTAGGAAAATATTTAGGAATTGAAACGTTAGAAATTAATGGAGTTCATAAAGACTATTTACACTTACGATACGCCGGAAATGATAAACTTTATGTTCCAGTAGAACAAATTGACCAGGTACAAAAATTTGTAGGTTCAGAGGATAAAGATCCTAAAATCTATGCACTCGGCGGTAATGATTGGAAGAAAGTTAAACGAAAAGTTCGTTCTTCAGTCGAGGATATTGCAGACGATTTAATTAAACTTTATGCTGAGCGAGAAGCAAGTAAAGGGTATGCATATTCCAAGGATGTGCCAGAACAAATTGAATTTGAGGCTTCATTTCCCTACCAAGAAACTGAAGATCAAATTAGAGCCATATCTGAAATTAAAAAAGACATGGAAATGGAAAGACCGATGGACAGACTCCTATGTGGCGATGTAGGGTATGGAAAAACAGAGGTAGCCATCCGTGCAGCATTTAAAGCAATTATGGATGGAAAACAAGTCGCCATCCTTGTGCCTACTACCATCCTGGCCCAACAGCATTATGAAACCATCCGTGAACGCTTTGCTGAACACGCCATAGGTATCGGTGTTTTGAGTAGGTTTAAAACGAAAAAAGAACAAACCGAGACAATGAAGGGCATTAAAAATGGGACAGTTGATATTGTCGTAGGTACACACCGTCTGTTATCTAAAGATGTACAATTTAAAGATTTAGGTCTTCTGATTGTCGATGAAGAACAACGATTTGGTGTGACACATAAAGAAAAAATAAAACAAATGAAAGCAAATATCGATGTACTTACACTAACGGCGACGCCGATTCCGAGAACATTACACATGTCAATGTTAGGGGTGCGCGATTTATCGGTTATTGAAACACCACCAGAAAATCGTTTCCCAGTTCAAACGTATGTTGTAGAGTATAATGCTAGTCTAGTGAAGGAAGCGATTGAGCGTGAATTAACTAGAGGTGGGCAAGTGTATGTCCTTTATAATCGTGTTGAAACGATTAGCCAAATGGCTGAACAGATTAATAGCCTTATCCCTGATTCGCGAGTAAGTTTTGCTCATGGACAGATGAATGAACGTGAGCTTGAATCCATTATGCTTGATTTCCTTGAGGGGAACAGTGATGTATTGGTTACAACAACGATTATTGAAACAGGTGTTGATATTCCAAATGTAAATACGCTAATTATTTGCGATGCCGATCGAATGGGGTTATCCCAGTTGTATCAGATTCGAGGGCGTGTAGGAAGGTCAAATCGAGTAGCTTATGCTTATTTTACTTATCAAAAAGATAAAGTATTAACAGAAGTAGCTGAAAAACGATTACAAGCCATAAAAGAATTTACCGAGCTTGGTTCAGGTTTTAAAATTGCAATGCGTGATCTTTCGATTCGGGGAGCGGGTAATTTACTTGGGGCTCAACAACATGGATTTATTGAATCCGTTGGCTTTGACTTATACTCACAAATGCTCAAAGAAGCGATTGATGAAAGAAAGGGTGAAACGCCAAAAGAGGAAAAGTTCACTGTTGAAATTGCTTATCAAATAGATGCCTATATTCCGGAAAAGTACATTCAAGATTCAAAACAAAAAATTGAAATGTACAAACGTTTTAAAGCCATCGAGTCGGTGGAAGATATTTCTGAGCTTCAAGAGGAGTTAGTGGATCGGTTTGGTGATTATCCGAAAGAAGTTGACTATTTAATTCATATTGCAAAAATTAAACTCTTAGCGATAAAAGAAAAAATTGAAGAAATAACTCAAACTAAAGACCAATGCTCTCTTTTGATTTCAGAAGAAGAAAGTGAAAATATAGATGGAGCAAAATTATTTTTAATCATTGACCAAATTGGAAAAAACGTATCACTCGGTACAGCAGGCAAAAAAATAAAAATAAATATTAAGACTAAAAACGTCGATGACAAACAGCTGCTAACGACTTGTGAAAAAATAATAAATCAGTTACACACTGCTAAAAAGGTTACTAATCATCCTGTTCAAGTAGGGAAATAA
- a CDS encoding putative polysaccharide biosynthesis protein, with protein sequence MSAESEHIRKFWQGALLLSIAALIAKVMSAIYRVPYQNIAGDVGFYVYQQVYPFYGIAFTLSMYGFPVIISRLMSEERQLSNRNHIMGLSFQILFIVFVVTGGLFFLSAGLLATIMGDSKLVVPLQIAALSFLFVPFLSVLRGVFQGEGNMLPTALSHVIEQAIRVVLILLLAYYFVTNGFGAYAAGTGAMIVSVLASFVSILFLFLFFIRKHSIRSFFSISFSKSNWKIARTVIADGVLFSLSALILLSFQLVDSLTILRLLQGSGVYIETAKEAKGIFDRGQPLIQFGTIIATSIALSLVPAIASAMARGMEKAAQIQAELTLRLTVIIGLAASIGLFIIIKPTNRMLFTNDAGSEVLAILSLSIVFSSVVIITAAVLQGYGKIQQSAVHIGVGLLCKIILNIILIPFLDTMGAAVSTVLGLALIAFLNSRLILVSRGAVFTEKRKIYGIIGAVSFMVLVTTFWKEGMELIPIPYELNVRLYDGVIALTSSMVGAICLGFLLLRWQVFSEEELASSSTLVKIAKVIQKRRISNE encoded by the coding sequence GTGAGTGCAGAGAGTGAACATATCCGCAAATTTTGGCAGGGAGCACTATTGCTCTCGATTGCTGCACTTATAGCTAAAGTTATGAGTGCCATCTATAGAGTTCCATACCAAAATATTGCAGGTGATGTAGGGTTTTATGTGTATCAACAGGTGTACCCTTTTTATGGTATAGCTTTTACACTGTCAATGTATGGATTTCCAGTCATCATTTCGAGATTAATGTCTGAAGAAAGGCAATTATCAAATAGAAATCATATTATGGGTTTGTCCTTTCAAATCCTTTTTATAGTATTTGTGGTAACAGGGGGGCTATTTTTTCTTTCGGCAGGTTTATTAGCGACTATTATGGGGGATTCAAAGCTAGTAGTACCACTACAAATTGCAGCTTTATCGTTTTTGTTTGTACCTTTTTTATCGGTATTACGGGGTGTATTTCAGGGAGAAGGAAATATGTTGCCAACCGCTTTGTCTCATGTGATTGAACAAGCGATAAGAGTTGTATTAATTCTGTTGTTGGCATATTATTTCGTCACTAATGGGTTTGGTGCTTATGCGGCTGGAACCGGTGCCATGATTGTCTCTGTTCTTGCAAGCTTTGTAAGTATTTTATTTTTATTTTTATTCTTCATACGAAAGCATTCAATTCGAAGTTTCTTTTCGATTTCGTTTTCTAAAAGCAACTGGAAAATAGCCAGAACAGTCATCGCCGACGGCGTATTATTTAGCTTGTCTGCGTTAATACTTTTATCATTTCAATTAGTTGATTCTTTAACGATTCTGCGTTTGTTACAAGGCAGTGGAGTTTACATTGAAACGGCGAAGGAAGCAAAAGGTATTTTTGACCGAGGACAGCCTTTAATTCAATTTGGTACAATTATTGCTACATCAATTGCTTTATCACTTGTTCCTGCTATTGCCTCAGCAATGGCCCGAGGGATGGAAAAAGCGGCCCAAATACAAGCTGAGTTAACGTTACGACTAACCGTAATCATCGGATTAGCCGCTTCAATTGGTTTATTTATCATCATAAAACCGACAAATCGAATGCTTTTTACAAACGATGCTGGGTCCGAAGTTCTTGCGATATTATCGTTAAGCATTGTCTTTAGCTCTGTAGTTATTATTACAGCTGCTGTTCTACAAGGATACGGGAAAATACAACAGTCAGCAGTACATATAGGCGTTGGTTTGCTATGTAAAATTATCTTAAATATTATACTTATTCCATTTTTAGATACAATGGGTGCAGCCGTAAGTACGGTTCTCGGCTTAGCACTTATCGCATTTTTAAATAGTCGATTAATACTGGTCAGCCGCGGGGCTGTTTTTACCGAGAAAAGAAAAATATACGGTATTATTGGTGCCGTTTCTTTCATGGTATTAGTCACAACCTTTTGGAAAGAAGGGATGGAGCTTATCCCAATCCCATATGAACTAAATGTAAGATTATACGATGGGGTGATAGCCTTGACAAGTTCTATGGTCGGAGCTATTTGCTTAGGTTTCTTGTTGTTGCGATGGCAGGTATTTTCTGAAGAGGAGTTAGCGTCTTCTTCTACGCTAGTAAAGATAGCAAAGGTCATTCAAAAAAGGAGAATTTCAAATGAATAA
- a CDS encoding ribose-phosphate diphosphokinase — protein sequence MTKNGDPHLKVFTLNSNPELAHEITEHLGVTMGKSSVSRFSDGEVQINIEESIRGADVYLVQSTSAPANEHIMELLIMIDALKRASAGTINVVIPYYGYARQDRKARAREPITSKLVANLLEKAGATRVLTLDLHATQIQGFFDIPVDQLVGVPILSDYFKGKDLEDIVIVSPDHGGVIRARKMADRLKAPIAIIDKRRPKPNVSEVMNIVGHVEGKTCIIIDDIIDTAGTITLAANALVEQGAKDVYACCTHAVLSGPAIERIQNSKIKELVITNTIKQPEERKIDKITVLSVGKLMADAIIRVHEHASVSTLFD from the coding sequence ATGACAAAAAATGGTGATCCACATTTAAAGGTTTTTACATTAAATTCTAATCCAGAGTTAGCTCATGAAATAACAGAACATCTAGGTGTAACAATGGGGAAAAGTTCCGTCTCTCGCTTTAGTGATGGAGAAGTTCAAATCAACATAGAAGAAAGTATTCGTGGTGCTGACGTTTATTTAGTGCAATCTACGTCAGCTCCTGCTAATGAACATATTATGGAGCTTCTTATCATGATCGATGCTCTTAAACGTGCATCAGCTGGTACAATCAATGTTGTCATACCATACTATGGATATGCGCGACAGGACCGAAAAGCTAGAGCACGTGAACCGATTACATCAAAGCTTGTTGCAAACTTGCTAGAAAAAGCCGGAGCAACCAGAGTTTTAACGCTAGATTTGCATGCTACTCAAATTCAAGGATTCTTTGATATCCCTGTTGATCAGCTTGTGGGTGTACCGATTTTGTCAGATTATTTTAAAGGCAAAGATTTAGAAGATATCGTAATTGTCTCTCCAGACCATGGTGGAGTTATTCGCGCTAGAAAAATGGCTGACCGACTAAAAGCTCCTATTGCTATTATTGATAAGCGACGTCCAAAGCCAAATGTATCAGAGGTAATGAACATCGTTGGTCATGTTGAAGGAAAAACATGTATTATTATTGATGATATTATCGATACAGCTGGAACAATAACACTTGCTGCTAATGCATTAGTCGAGCAAGGGGCAAAAGATGTATATGCATGTTGTACACATGCAGTTCTTTCAGGTCCAGCAATTGAAAGAATTCAAAATTCAAAAATTAAAGAGTTAGTCATTACCAATACAATCAAACAGCCAGAAGAAAGAAAAATTGATAAAATTACTGTACTGTCAGTCGGTAAATTAATGGCTGATGCTATTATTCGTGTACATGAACATGCGTCTGTAAGTACGTTATTTGATTAA
- a CDS encoding 50S ribosomal protein L25/general stress protein Ctc, with protein sequence MSTVLKAEARKDLKNSATRKYRLNGQVPAVVYGKKTASQPVAVNGIEFIKTIKEIGRNGIISLGVNDNSHQVIVTEIQSDPLRGDLVHIDFFEVDMKSEIDADVRVSLVGEAPGVNEGGIVSHLLHQVSVRCLPADIPESIEVDISGLNVGDSISIGEIINNYSVAILNEPDETIVTVLHAAAEKEPGQGQEDAEEAEAAEEAQTDNTTEQE encoded by the coding sequence ATGAGTACAGTACTAAAAGCAGAAGCTAGAAAAGACTTAAAGAATTCAGCAACTCGCAAATATCGTTTGAATGGACAAGTTCCTGCTGTAGTTTATGGCAAGAAAACAGCAAGTCAACCTGTGGCTGTAAACGGCATCGAATTCATTAAAACAATTAAGGAAATAGGTAGAAATGGAATTATTTCCTTAGGTGTAAATGATAATAGCCATCAGGTTATTGTGACGGAAATACAATCAGATCCTTTAAGAGGAGACCTTGTTCATATTGATTTCTTCGAAGTAGATATGAAATCAGAAATTGATGCCGATGTGCGTGTATCTCTTGTAGGTGAAGCTCCTGGAGTGAATGAAGGCGGTATCGTCTCTCATTTATTACATCAAGTTTCTGTCCGCTGCTTACCAGCAGACATTCCAGAATCAATTGAAGTTGATATTTCTGGCCTCAACGTTGGCGATTCAATATCAATTGGTGAAATTATTAATAATTATTCTGTGGCGATCCTTAATGAGCCAGATGAAACGATTGTAACTGTATTACATGCAGCTGCAGAAAAAGAACCAGGCCAAGGTCAAGAAGATGCAGAAGAAGCTGAAGCTGCTGAAGAGGCACAAACAGATAATACAACAGAACAAGAATAA